A genomic window from Providencia alcalifaciens includes:
- a CDS encoding fimbria/pilus outer membrane usher protein, producing the protein MAKFNIFHQLIIISCLSSIPTVAFSVEFNTDMLDTKDTQNIDFSQFSQAGFVMPGNYHLTIKVNNERLGNARDITVGAPTSAQDSLFSVVCVPATITDQLGLKPEAIRLIKYHDNDQCIDLSALEGSTMSVDLSTLTLTILIPQSYLEYTDPSWVPPSRWEEGVNGFLLDYNLTGSFSRRDSGTKESYLSANGTTGLNLGAWRLRGDYQANYRKSSGNYNNEYRDAIFSRLYAYRSLANIASVLTLGENYFYSAIFDSWQFTGLSLETDENMLPPKLTGYAPEIIGIAQTNATVIVKSHDRIVLETTVPAGPFQIQTLDSSIRGTLDVTVREENGEEQKFSITTAALPYLTRPGQVRYKFAVGKPRYDGRHLEGDMTASGELSYGLNNIWSIYGGSILSKNYQAFSAGFGRDLFTFGSLSFDITQSHAKLLNDTLTGRSYRLSYSKSFDEARTDITFAGYRFSDETYRSLQQTLDERRTGTETQAHKESYQVNINKYFDEFSLGGNYQYNTYWNSQTEEQFGAYINTAFNIAYLGLKNISLTASATRSKRAGYQDDAITLYVTVPLTMGSSMSFSEGYTRDQNGRRSSTHNVGYSGYSDQRSYNLNLGYQTGQDQDSQTSFSGYLSQNFPTASLSANASYVPNEYHTIGGSINGGITLVKEGIALHQAAYGGTRLVVETPGASNVPLNGGVYKTNRFGLTVLPNVSSYRKTTASINTSKLPSNIEALESVTEATLTRGAIGYRSLNVIQGEKTFARLKLADGTYPPFGASVRNKNNIELGIVGEQGITWIVGVMPNDLLNLYWGNKLQCSTQVTEFKNSAESYPVLICH; encoded by the coding sequence ATGGCTAAATTTAATATTTTTCACCAGTTAATTATTATATCTTGCTTATCCAGTATTCCTACTGTCGCTTTTTCTGTTGAATTTAATACAGATATGCTTGATACCAAAGATACTCAGAATATTGACTTTAGCCAGTTTTCTCAGGCCGGATTTGTTATGCCTGGAAATTATCATCTAACGATTAAAGTCAATAATGAACGTTTGGGTAATGCCCGCGATATTACTGTGGGAGCGCCAACTTCTGCTCAAGATTCATTATTTAGCGTTGTTTGTGTTCCGGCAACCATTACAGATCAACTCGGCTTAAAACCAGAAGCTATTCGCTTAATTAAATATCACGATAACGATCAGTGTATTGATTTGTCAGCACTTGAAGGCAGTACCATGAGCGTGGATTTATCCACGTTAACACTGACGATTTTAATCCCACAAAGTTATCTGGAATATACCGACCCTAGCTGGGTACCACCTTCTCGCTGGGAAGAAGGTGTCAACGGTTTCTTACTCGACTACAACTTGACGGGCTCATTTAGCCGCCGAGATAGCGGAACGAAAGAATCCTATTTATCTGCAAACGGAACCACAGGGTTAAACCTCGGTGCGTGGCGTTTACGTGGGGATTACCAAGCGAACTACCGTAAATCATCGGGTAACTATAACAATGAATATAGAGATGCCATATTCAGCCGTTTATACGCTTATCGTTCATTAGCGAATATAGCCTCGGTTCTAACGTTGGGGGAAAACTATTTCTATTCCGCCATTTTTGATTCTTGGCAGTTTACGGGTCTGTCATTAGAGACCGATGAAAATATGCTACCGCCGAAACTGACGGGATATGCCCCTGAGATCATCGGGATTGCACAAACCAACGCAACAGTCATCGTCAAAAGCCATGACCGAATTGTTTTAGAGACGACAGTTCCCGCAGGGCCATTCCAGATCCAAACATTGGATAGCTCAATCCGTGGAACCTTAGATGTCACGGTACGTGAAGAAAATGGTGAAGAACAAAAGTTCAGCATTACTACTGCGGCGCTGCCTTATTTAACGCGCCCAGGGCAAGTTCGCTATAAGTTTGCCGTTGGTAAACCGCGTTACGATGGCCGTCACCTCGAAGGAGATATGACCGCATCGGGTGAACTTTCTTATGGACTTAATAATATTTGGTCGATTTATGGTGGGTCGATTTTATCCAAAAACTACCAAGCATTTTCAGCCGGTTTTGGACGTGATTTATTTACCTTCGGGAGCTTGTCATTTGACATAACACAGTCCCATGCAAAGTTACTGAACGATACCCTAACAGGACGCAGTTACCGTTTAAGTTACTCGAAATCGTTTGATGAGGCGCGAACCGACATTACCTTCGCAGGCTATCGATTCTCGGATGAAACCTATCGTTCATTGCAACAAACGTTGGACGAACGCCGTACGGGGACTGAAACCCAAGCACACAAAGAGAGCTATCAGGTCAATATTAATAAATATTTTGACGAGTTCTCATTGGGTGGAAATTACCAGTACAACACGTATTGGAATAGCCAAACGGAAGAGCAATTTGGGGCCTATATCAACACCGCCTTCAATATTGCCTATTTAGGGTTAAAAAACATCAGTTTAACCGCATCTGCGACACGTTCTAAAAGAGCGGGATATCAGGATGATGCCATTACGCTGTATGTCACTGTACCCCTCACCATGGGTAGCAGCATGAGTTTCTCTGAAGGCTATACACGCGACCAAAATGGACGCCGCTCTTCAACTCATAACGTGGGCTATAGCGGCTACAGCGATCAGCGTAGTTATAACCTGAACTTGGGTTACCAAACGGGGCAGGATCAGGACTCACAAACTAGTTTCAGTGGTTATTTGAGCCAGAACTTCCCAACGGCATCACTCTCGGCCAATGCCAGTTATGTTCCTAACGAGTACCACACCATTGGTGGGTCGATTAACGGCGGGATCACATTGGTCAAAGAAGGAATTGCGCTGCATCAGGCAGCCTATGGTGGAACGCGCTTAGTCGTTGAAACACCGGGAGCAAGCAACGTGCCATTAAACGGTGGCGTTTATAAAACTAACCGCTTTGGCTTAACTGTGCTCCCTAACGTGAGTAGCTATCGCAAAACAACAGCATCAATTAATACCAGTAAATTACCGAGCAATATCGAAGCGTTAGAGAGTGTAACCGAAGCCACACTAACTCGTGGAGCCATCGGTTATCGCAGCCTGAATGTTATTCAAGGGGAAAAAACCTTTGCCCGTTTAAAACTGGCAGACGGCACTTATCCACCGTTTGGTGCCAGTGTGCGTAATAAAAATAACATTGAGCTCGGCATTGTAGGTGAGCAAGGGATCACATGGATTGTCGGCGTGATGCCAAATGACCTGCTTAACCTGTACTGGGGAAATAAATTGCAATGCAGCACGCAAGTCACTGAGTTTAAAAACAGTGCCGAAAGCTACCCTGTATTAATTTGTCATTAG
- a CDS encoding fimbrial protein, translated as MRNLSFLWSTLLLAPFISNAEYTVDGGIRGETVMRGYIVAAPCSIETDSQYQYINYDLVSKSNIDTEEARNNNRKTFNIKLNNCISEYDKDNRKGIKIKFFANSDPYNNAIKLSGPMDGVIVYIYDTNNNIVTLNKSYSISNSAIYFDSKTKISFLKYETEIDTINNEIEPGNYFATIKFNVSYD; from the coding sequence ATGCGAAATTTATCTTTCTTATGGTCAACGCTATTATTAGCTCCTTTTATTTCAAATGCGGAATATACGGTTGATGGTGGTATTCGTGGTGAAACTGTTATGCGTGGATATATTGTTGCTGCGCCCTGCTCAATAGAAACAGACAGCCAATATCAATATATTAATTATGACCTCGTATCTAAAAGTAATATCGATACAGAGGAAGCAAGAAATAATAATAGAAAAACATTCAACATTAAATTAAACAACTGCATTAGCGAGTATGACAAAGATAATAGAAAAGGCATAAAAATTAAATTCTTTGCCAATAGCGATCCCTACAATAATGCAATAAAACTATCAGGCCCCATGGATGGCGTCATTGTCTATATTTATGACACCAATAACAATATAGTCACTTTGAATAAATCATATTCTATTTCAAATAGTGCTATTTACTTTGATAGTAAAACAAAAATCAGCTTTTTGAAATATGAAACAGAAATTGACACCATTAATAATGAGATTGAACCTGGAAATTACTTTGCCACGATTAAATTCAATGTGAGTTACGACTAA
- a CDS encoding fimbrial protein, protein MKLNKLSVAVLFAASTLSASVLASGNTGELHFSGQVVNSPCNIESESTKQEVPFGQLSRASLEAGNAAEKDIAIKLKECNFDEFSKDTEGKWIAVKDIKITFGGKNYVGTNKEFLGVTGTANNVGIQIKDFKFDEAKSVLNQIRNRQGENVLEFTALAKRVDASTPVTEGEFNSIADFKITYE, encoded by the coding sequence ATGAAATTAAATAAATTATCTGTTGCTGTTTTATTTGCAGCTTCTACTCTGTCTGCATCTGTTTTAGCTAGCGGCAACACAGGTGAATTACATTTTAGCGGTCAAGTTGTTAACTCCCCATGTAATATCGAATCTGAAAGCACCAAACAAGAAGTTCCATTTGGTCAACTGTCTCGTGCTTCTTTAGAAGCAGGTAATGCAGCAGAGAAAGATATCGCCATTAAATTAAAAGAGTGTAACTTCGACGAATTCAGTAAGGATACTGAAGGTAAATGGATCGCAGTTAAAGATATCAAAATCACTTTCGGTGGTAAAAACTACGTGGGTACTAATAAAGAATTCTTAGGCGTAACAGGTACTGCGAATAACGTTGGTATTCAAATTAAAGATTTTAAATTTGATGAAGCTAAATCTGTACTGAACCAAATTCGTAACAGACAAGGTGAAAACGTTCTGGAATTTACTGCATTAGCAAAACGTGTTGATGCTTCTACTCCAGTAACTGAAGGTGAATTCAACTCTATCGCTGACTTCAAAATCACTTACGAATAA
- a CDS encoding FidL-like protein: MSNKKSVRAFWLLIISTILVFISSYVYYKNSTAIVPSCRATLKINISDSRSDLRGYYLLSIIPNEHDPEHHTFLMNGTINDDGKSYVIARKFYMKYIYQGGHFFSQVERVVIDPNDQAKNKVKIRGIPQEGQIYFVNIKRLSEKNYIFEENFSPLFICTI; encoded by the coding sequence ATGTCAAATAAGAAATCTGTCAGGGCTTTTTGGCTACTGATTATTTCAACCATCTTGGTCTTCATTAGTAGCTATGTTTATTATAAAAACAGCACAGCCATTGTCCCCAGCTGCCGAGCAACATTAAAAATTAACATTTCAGATAGTCGCTCAGACTTAAGAGGCTATTACTTACTGAGTATTATTCCAAATGAGCACGACCCTGAACATCATACTTTTTTAATGAATGGAACCATTAACGATGATGGTAAAAGTTATGTTATCGCTCGCAAGTTTTATATGAAATATATTTACCAAGGCGGTCATTTTTTCTCACAAGTCGAACGCGTTGTTATTGACCCGAATGACCAAGCTAAAAATAAAGTAAAAATACGGGGCATTCCACAAGAAGGGCAAATTTATTTTGTGAACATAAAGCGTTTGAGTGAAAAAAACTATATTTTTGAAGAGAACTTCTCCCCTCTTTTTATTTGCACAATTTAA
- a CDS encoding winged helix-turn-helix domain-containing protein — protein sequence MKYLINNIIYDSHQGLLYRDNIDDAIKLTTTLNRLLLVLVQNNGEVLDRETLLNRVWDEHNQVASDNNLNSSISVLRRHLSSFCDDEIITTIPKVGIKLNAQLQSLSPELNHDAQQVEPQEILLNEPQEALIIEDAPKEKAQTVKKKSYILNNRFIELALVVIIIFCLLYLFKSYFFATRTEYPEVGRIDQCSIRYINSYHKPDMTTISFTDLQNQLTRLNIDCKKPATLFYYNVGIVTNDKNLYDNFLFLSYCPNTPKDSTTVSCENFYVK from the coding sequence ATGAAATATCTTATTAATAATATTATTTATGACAGCCATCAGGGGTTGTTATATCGCGATAATATCGACGATGCAATTAAACTGACTACCACGCTGAACCGCTTATTATTGGTGTTAGTGCAAAATAATGGTGAGGTTTTAGATCGTGAAACATTATTAAACCGAGTGTGGGATGAACACAACCAAGTGGCATCAGATAATAACCTCAACAGTAGTATTTCTGTTTTACGCCGCCATTTATCCTCTTTTTGTGATGATGAAATAATTACGACTATACCTAAAGTAGGCATCAAGCTTAATGCACAATTGCAGTCGTTATCACCAGAATTAAATCACGATGCCCAACAAGTAGAACCTCAAGAAATATTACTTAATGAACCTCAGGAAGCACTCATTATAGAAGATGCACCAAAAGAAAAAGCACAAACAGTAAAGAAAAAAAGTTACATTCTCAATAATCGTTTTATTGAGCTAGCCTTAGTTGTGATTATCATTTTTTGCTTACTTTATCTTTTTAAAAGCTATTTTTTTGCTACGCGAACAGAATATCCTGAGGTTGGCCGCATTGACCAGTGCAGTATACGCTATATTAATAGCTACCATAAACCCGATATGACGACGATTAGTTTTACTGATTTGCAGAATCAGTTAACGCGATTAAATATTGATTGCAAAAAACCGGCTACATTATTTTATTACAATGTAGGGATCGTCACGAATGATAAAAATCTCTATGATAATTTTTTATTTTTATCTTATTGTCCTAACACCCCCAAAGATAGTACAACAGTGAGTTGTGAGAATTTTTATGTCAAATAA